A DNA window from Streptomyces parvus contains the following coding sequences:
- a CDS encoding HTTM domain-containing protein has translation MTIPSPQTPRNPAPQPTGPRSTGPRPHGAGGPGGGLARGLQRVTAAALGPYQSAVVRIGFAATYLFFLLRELPHRHELYGPDSPWHWDLARQLTDGNEAFSVLMWTDSTVWFEAVYVLTLLAAAALMVGWRTRTVSVLFMVGVLSVQNRSIFMGDGGDNVVHLMAIYLVLTRCAQVWSLDARRAARNAQRAAEGLPPLRDIVGPVLWVLLGPVLATATLMGGLGGTWWLPTLLWILWLSAAAWWAVNRWAPRSEPRTLLDVLANLTHNATLAVIMAEVCLIYATAGWYKIQGSRWQDGTALYYPLNLDYFTPWPALSDILGASGLMVMVLTYGTVIVQVAFPFTLFNRRVKNVLLVVMICEHAGIALLLGLPFFSMAMIAADAVFLPTAFLVWLGTRATTGRRRLLSRLPGLSRTPGKPGTPTHADGRPADGPAQGGHGGRDEPRLQGGGGGHTLVG, from the coding sequence GTGACCATCCCCTCGCCCCAGACCCCGCGGAACCCGGCTCCGCAGCCGACCGGCCCGCGGTCGACCGGGCCCCGGCCACATGGTGCCGGTGGACCCGGTGGTGGTCTGGCCCGTGGCCTCCAGCGTGTCACCGCCGCGGCCCTCGGCCCGTACCAGAGCGCCGTCGTCCGGATCGGTTTCGCCGCCACCTACCTCTTCTTCCTGCTGCGCGAGCTGCCGCACCGCCATGAGCTGTACGGTCCGGACAGCCCGTGGCACTGGGACCTGGCCCGCCAGCTCACCGACGGCAACGAGGCCTTCTCCGTCCTGATGTGGACCGACAGCACCGTCTGGTTCGAGGCGGTGTACGTCCTCACCCTGCTGGCCGCGGCGGCGCTGATGGTCGGCTGGCGGACCCGGACCGTGTCCGTCCTCTTCATGGTCGGCGTGCTCTCGGTGCAGAACCGCAGCATCTTCATGGGAGACGGCGGCGACAACGTCGTCCACCTCATGGCGATCTACCTGGTGCTGACGCGCTGCGCCCAGGTCTGGTCGCTGGACGCCCGGCGTGCGGCGCGCAACGCGCAGCGTGCCGCTGAGGGCCTTCCGCCCCTCCGGGACATCGTGGGCCCGGTGCTCTGGGTGCTCCTCGGCCCCGTCCTCGCGACGGCCACCCTGATGGGCGGACTCGGCGGCACCTGGTGGCTGCCGACGCTGCTGTGGATCCTCTGGCTCTCCGCCGCCGCCTGGTGGGCCGTGAACCGCTGGGCGCCCCGGAGTGAGCCCCGCACCCTGCTCGATGTGCTGGCCAATCTCACGCACAACGCCACGCTCGCCGTGATCATGGCCGAGGTCTGTCTGATCTACGCGACGGCCGGCTGGTACAAGATCCAGGGCTCGCGCTGGCAGGACGGCACCGCGCTCTACTACCCGCTCAACCTCGACTACTTCACCCCGTGGCCCGCCCTGTCGGACATCCTGGGGGCCAGTGGGCTGATGGTGATGGTGCTGACGTACGGCACGGTCATCGTCCAGGTCGCCTTCCCGTTCACGCTGTTCAACCGGCGGGTCAAGAACGTCCTGCTGGTCGTCATGATCTGCGAGCACGCGGGGATCGCCCTGCTTCTCGGGCTGCCCTTCTTCTCCATGGCGATGATCGCGGCCGACGCGGTGTTCCTGCCGACGGCCTTCCTCGTGTGGCTGGGCACCCGGGCCACGACCGGCAGGCGGCGACTGCTCTCCCGGCTGCCCGGCCTGTCCCGTACGCCGGGGAA
- a CDS encoding DUF5819 family protein — protein sequence MDSDHDRSSAGGGKDAWPQVSNRPAEARDTPDALPPDHAVTTPPMPSSPVPDPSVTGRGIAGFSTPYQVVAALALSLIGLLACTQVAMVFLHVAPSNTLTKEHGKTIDRWIYPEFEQNWKLFAPNPLQQNVAVHVRAEVVGADGRRTTRWMNLTHEDGKGIRGNLFPSHVDQNELRRGWDFYVNSHDSQNRPNGLRGDLSERYVRRIAMLRLSEHDYGGTIERIQLRSATSSIAPPPWSTEKISTRPVHRVLPWWTVTPDDLPEHAAEQGRDAARAEANQ from the coding sequence ATGGATTCGGACCACGACAGGAGCTCTGCGGGCGGGGGGAAGGACGCCTGGCCGCAGGTGTCGAACCGTCCGGCGGAAGCGCGTGACACCCCCGATGCCCTACCACCGGACCACGCGGTCACCACGCCCCCGATGCCCTCGTCGCCGGTGCCGGACCCCTCGGTCACCGGCCGGGGCATAGCCGGGTTCTCGACTCCGTACCAGGTGGTCGCGGCCCTCGCGCTGTCCCTGATCGGGCTGCTCGCCTGCACACAGGTGGCCATGGTGTTCCTGCACGTCGCCCCGTCCAACACGCTGACCAAGGAGCACGGGAAGACCATCGACCGCTGGATCTACCCGGAGTTCGAGCAGAACTGGAAGCTCTTCGCGCCCAACCCGCTCCAGCAGAACGTCGCCGTCCATGTGCGGGCCGAAGTGGTCGGCGCCGACGGCCGCCGCACCACCCGGTGGATGAACCTGACCCACGAGGACGGCAAGGGGATACGCGGCAACCTCTTCCCCAGCCATGTCGACCAGAACGAGCTCCGCCGGGGCTGGGACTTCTACGTCAATTCCCACGACAGCCAGAACCGCCCCAACGGCCTGCGCGGGGATCTCTCCGAACGCTACGTGCGGCGCATCGCGATGCTGCGGCTGAGCGAGCACGACTACGGCGGCACGATCGAACGCATCCAGCTCCGCTCCGCCACCAGCTCCATCGCCCCGCCCCCGTGGAGCACCGAGAAGATCAGCACCCGGCCCGTCCACCGTGTACTCCCCTGGTGGACCGTGACCCCCGACGATCTTCCCGAGCATGCGGCGGAACAGGGCCGGGACGCGGCCCGTGCGGAGGCGAACCAGTGA
- the paaA gene encoding 1,2-phenylacetyl-CoA epoxidase subunit PaaA — translation MAAVTAHQTTQKTLGTANAAGGAGSTAAAGEMDAAAADHLAAFDAAVAADERIEPRDWMPDAYRATLIRQMAQHAHSEIIGMQPEANWITRAPSLRRKAILMAKVQDEAGHGLYLYSAAETLGTSREELLDKLHAGRQRYSSIFNYPTLTWADVGAIGWLVDGAAITNQVPLCRCSYGPYARAMVRICKEESFHQRQGYELLLALSRGTEAQHAMAQDAVNRWWWPSLMMFGPPDDASSHSEQSMAWKIKRHSNDELRRRFVDICVPQAEALGLDLPDPDIRWNEELGSHDFGAIDWSEFQEVLKGNGPCNEQRITQRRRAHEEGAWVRDAAAAYAAKHTPAQASPRTPASASASAQTSASAQHVEETA, via the coding sequence ATGGCGGCAGTGACTGCGCACCAGACGACGCAGAAGACGCTCGGCACGGCGAATGCGGCGGGCGGCGCGGGTTCGACGGCTGCGGCGGGTGAGATGGACGCGGCGGCCGCGGACCACCTCGCGGCCTTCGACGCGGCCGTGGCGGCGGACGAGCGGATCGAGCCGCGCGACTGGATGCCGGACGCCTACCGGGCGACGCTGATCCGCCAGATGGCCCAGCACGCCCACTCGGAGATCATCGGCATGCAGCCCGAGGCCAACTGGATCACCCGGGCGCCCTCGCTGCGCCGCAAGGCGATCCTCATGGCCAAGGTGCAGGACGAGGCGGGCCACGGCCTGTACCTCTACAGCGCTGCCGAGACCCTGGGCACCAGCCGCGAGGAGCTGCTCGACAAGCTCCACGCGGGCCGCCAGCGCTATTCGTCGATCTTCAACTACCCCACGCTGACCTGGGCCGACGTCGGCGCGATCGGCTGGCTGGTGGACGGCGCGGCGATCACCAACCAGGTGCCGCTCTGTCGCTGCTCCTACGGCCCCTACGCCCGCGCGATGGTCCGCATCTGCAAGGAGGAGTCCTTCCACCAGCGCCAGGGGTACGAGCTGCTGCTCGCCCTCAGCCGTGGCACCGAGGCCCAGCACGCCATGGCCCAGGACGCGGTGAACCGCTGGTGGTGGCCCTCCTTGATGATGTTCGGCCCGCCGGACGACGCCTCGTCGCACTCCGAGCAGTCCATGGCCTGGAAGATCAAGCGGCACTCCAACGACGAGCTGCGCCGGCGCTTCGTCGACATCTGCGTGCCCCAGGCCGAAGCGCTGGGCCTGGATCTCCCGGACCCCGACATCCGGTGGAACGAGGAGCTGGGCAGCCACGACTTCGGCGCGATCGACTGGTCGGAGTTCCAGGAGGTCCTCAAGGGCAACGGCCCCTGCAACGAACAGCGGATCACCCAGCGGCGCAGGGCCCACGAGGAGGGCGCCTGGGTCCGGGACGCGGCAGCCGCGTACGCCGCCAAGCACACCCCGGCACAGGCATCGCCCCGGACACCGGCATCGGCATCGGCATCGGCACAGACCAGCGCGTCCGCGCAGCATGTGGAGGAGACGGCATGA
- the paaB gene encoding 1,2-phenylacetyl-CoA epoxidase subunit PaaB, with amino-acid sequence MSSSTDWPLWEVFVRSRRGLSHTHAGSLHAPDAEMALRNARDLYTRRSEGVSIWVVPSTAITASSPDEKDSFFEPAGDKPYRHPTFYEIPDGVKHL; translated from the coding sequence ATGAGCAGCTCGACCGACTGGCCTCTGTGGGAGGTGTTCGTGCGTTCCCGGCGCGGACTGTCCCACACCCACGCGGGCAGCCTGCACGCGCCGGACGCCGAGATGGCCCTGCGCAACGCCCGCGACCTCTACACCCGCCGCTCGGAGGGCGTCTCGATCTGGGTGGTCCCGTCCACCGCGATCACCGCCTCCTCCCCCGACGAGAAGGACTCCTTCTTCGAGCCGGCCGGCGACAAGCCCTACCGCCACCCGACGTTCTACGAGATCCCGGACGGGGTGAAGCACCTGTGA
- the paaC gene encoding 1,2-phenylacetyl-CoA epoxidase subunit PaaC, whose translation MNAALALGDDALVLSHRLGEWAGHAPVLEEEVALANIALDLLGQARVLLSLVGDEDELAYLREERAFRNLQLVEQPNGDFAHTIARQLYFSVYQHLLYERLAAGDGEFAGLAAKAVKEVAYHRDHAEQWVLRLGDGTEESHGRMQSGLDALWRFTGEMFQPVEGLDSPESGVDWQALQSGWLAAVTDVVERATLTLPAGPRSGGWAAGAGRQGLHTEPFGRMIAEMQHLHRSHPEASW comes from the coding sequence GTGAACGCCGCACTCGCCCTCGGCGACGACGCGCTGGTGCTCTCGCACCGGCTGGGGGAGTGGGCCGGACACGCCCCCGTCCTGGAGGAGGAGGTGGCGCTCGCCAACATCGCCCTGGACCTGCTGGGGCAGGCACGGGTGCTGCTCTCGCTCGTCGGCGACGAGGACGAGCTGGCCTACCTCCGCGAGGAGCGCGCCTTCCGCAACCTCCAGCTGGTCGAGCAGCCGAACGGGGACTTCGCCCACACCATCGCCCGGCAGCTCTACTTCTCGGTGTATCAGCACCTGCTGTACGAGCGACTGGCGGCCGGGGACGGCGAGTTCGCCGGCCTGGCGGCCAAGGCCGTGAAGGAGGTGGCCTACCACCGCGACCACGCCGAGCAGTGGGTTCTGCGGCTCGGGGACGGCACCGAGGAGAGCCACGGCCGGATGCAGAGCGGCCTGGACGCGCTGTGGCGGTTCACCGGTGAGATGTTCCAGCCGGTCGAAGGGCTGGATTCCCCGGAATCCGGTGTCGACTGGCAGGCGCTGCAGAGCGGTTGGCTCGCCGCCGTCACCGACGTCGTCGAGCGCGCCACTCTGACCCTCCCCGCGGGCCCGCGGTCCGGAGGCTGGGCGGCGGGCGCGGGCCGGCAGGGCCTGCACACCGAGCCGTTCGGCCGCATGATCGCCGAGATGCAGCACCTGCACCGCAGTCACCCGGAGGCGTCATGGTGA
- the paaD gene encoding 1,2-phenylacetyl-CoA epoxidase subunit PaaD has product MVTDTLLEAELRELAGSVPDPELPVLTLAELGVLRDVQVEGPGRVTVRLTPTYTGCPAIEAMSADIERVLHDHGVPEVSVVTVLAPAWSTDDISAEGRRKLAEFGIAPPRAHSTDGGPVPLTLSVRCPHCGSTDTELLSRFSSTACKALRRCVACREPFDHFKEL; this is encoded by the coding sequence ATGGTGACCGACACGCTGTTGGAGGCGGAGCTGCGCGAGCTGGCCGGCTCCGTGCCCGACCCCGAGCTCCCGGTGCTGACCCTGGCGGAGCTGGGCGTCCTGCGGGATGTCCAGGTGGAGGGCCCGGGCCGGGTGACCGTGCGGCTCACTCCGACGTACACCGGATGCCCAGCGATCGAGGCGATGTCCGCCGACATCGAGCGCGTCCTGCACGACCACGGCGTGCCGGAGGTCTCCGTGGTCACGGTCCTGGCACCGGCCTGGTCGACGGACGACATCAGCGCCGAAGGGCGCCGCAAGCTCGCGGAGTTCGGCATAGCGCCACCGCGCGCCCACAGCACCGACGGCGGCCCCGTGCCGCTGACGCTCTCCGTGCGCTGCCCGCACTGCGGCTCCACGGACACGGAGCTGCTCAGCCGGTTCTCCTCCACGGCGTGCAAGGCCCTGCGCCGCTGCGTCGCCTGCCGTGAACCGTTCGACCATTTCAAGGAGTTGTAG
- a CDS encoding 2Fe-2S iron-sulfur cluster-binding protein, which yields MFHPLRVSAIERITDDAVAVTLAVPAELRETFRHTPGQHLNVRYTVDGQEVRRSYSICAPATEQPGEPVLRVGIRMVEGGAFSTYALKELAVGDQVEAMPPMGRFVLKPRPGRFAAVVGGSGITPVLSMAATLLDREPTARFCLIRSDRTAASTMFLDEVADLKDRYPDRFQLVTALSREEQSAGLPSGRLDTERLTGLLPAVLPVAEVDGWFLCGPLGLVRGTEKALKALGVDRSRVHQEIFHVDEGPADVTVAKVAAPSDSVLTATLHGRSGSWPVENAEPLLETVLRGRSDAPYACKGGVCGTCRAFLVSGEVRMDRNFALEPEETEAGFVLACQSHPLTPEVELDFDR from the coding sequence ATGTTCCATCCGCTCCGGGTCAGCGCGATCGAACGGATCACGGACGACGCGGTGGCCGTGACCCTCGCGGTGCCGGCCGAGCTGCGCGAGACCTTCCGCCACACCCCCGGCCAGCATCTGAACGTGCGCTACACCGTGGACGGCCAGGAGGTCCGCCGTTCCTACTCGATCTGCGCACCGGCCACCGAACAGCCCGGCGAACCGGTGCTGCGGGTGGGCATCCGCATGGTCGAGGGCGGGGCGTTCTCCACGTACGCCCTGAAGGAACTGGCCGTCGGGGACCAGGTGGAGGCCATGCCTCCGATGGGCCGCTTCGTCCTGAAGCCGCGCCCGGGCCGGTTCGCGGCGGTGGTCGGCGGCAGCGGCATCACTCCGGTGCTGTCGATGGCGGCCACCCTGCTGGACCGGGAGCCCACGGCCCGGTTCTGTCTGATCCGCAGCGACCGCACGGCGGCCTCGACGATGTTCCTCGACGAGGTGGCCGACCTCAAGGACCGCTATCCGGACCGCTTCCAACTGGTCACCGCGCTCTCCCGGGAGGAGCAGTCGGCCGGGCTCCCCTCCGGGCGGCTGGACACCGAACGGCTCACCGGCCTGCTGCCCGCCGTACTGCCGGTCGCGGAGGTGGACGGCTGGTTCCTGTGCGGACCGCTCGGCCTCGTCCGGGGTACGGAGAAGGCACTGAAGGCGCTCGGCGTCGACCGTTCCCGGGTCCACCAGGAGATCTTCCACGTCGACGAGGGCCCCGCCGATGTGACGGTGGCCAAGGTCGCCGCCCCGTCCGACTCGGTGCTGACGGCCACCCTCCACGGCCGCTCGGGCAGTTGGCCCGTGGAGAACGCGGAACCCCTGCTGGAGACGGTGCTGCGGGGCCGCTCGGACGCTCCGTACGCGTGCAAGGGCGGGGTCTGCGGGACCTGCCGGGCGTTCCTCGTATCGGGCGAGGTCCGGATGGACCGCAACTTCGCCCTGGAACCGGAGGAGACGGAGGCGGGCTTCGTGCTGGCCTGCCAGTCTCATCCGCTCACCCCGGAGGTGGAGCTGGACTTCGACCGCTGA
- a CDS encoding rhodanese-like domain-containing protein — protein MNFAPLPSVDAAEVPSDGFVLDVRENDEWAAGHVEGALHIPMSDFVGRFGELTEAAGDGRRVHVMCRVGGRSAQVTQYLVQQGIDAVNIDGGMQAWDGAGRPMVTDNGTPAFVL, from the coding sequence ATGAATTTCGCCCCGCTGCCCTCGGTGGACGCCGCGGAGGTGCCGTCGGACGGCTTCGTCCTGGACGTCCGTGAGAACGACGAGTGGGCGGCTGGTCACGTCGAGGGCGCGCTGCACATTCCGATGAGCGACTTCGTGGGCCGGTTCGGCGAGCTGACCGAGGCGGCCGGGGACGGTCGGCGCGTGCATGTGATGTGCCGGGTGGGCGGCCGGTCGGCCCAGGTCACGCAGTACCTGGTCCAGCAGGGCATCGACGCGGTGAACATCGACGGCGGCATGCAGGCGTGGGACGGCGCGGGTCGTCCGATGGTCACGGACAACGGGACGCCCGCCTTCGTTCTCTGA
- a CDS encoding DUF2252 domain-containing protein, with translation MPRSSHASLVLPPGRPDAVRAVEESNRGRVPGLTPIRVGRMAATPFAFLRGAAGLMAHDLVGSPVTGVGAQLCGDAHAANFGLYGDARGSLVIDLNDFDETVFGPWEWDLKRLATSLVLAGRAAGADEDTCRRGAYDAVGAYRRTMRLLARLPALDAWNAIADEELVSHTDARDLVGTLERVSEKARNNTSARFAARSTEECRDGGRRFVDARPVLRRVPDAEAAAVAAGLGGYLSTVSEDRVPLLARYTIHDVAFRVVGTGSVGTRSYVVLLLDHRGEPLVLQVKEARPSVLAPYLPAVGFDAPEVAHEGRRVVLGQKRMQVVSDILLGWADVDGRQFQVRQFRNRKGSVDPAALAADQVDDYGRMTGALLARAHAHSADPRLLAGYCGKNDEFDEAVAAFAVTYADRTEADHAELLRGIKAGRLAADFGV, from the coding sequence GTGCCGCGGTCCTCGCACGCCTCGCTGGTCCTGCCGCCGGGACGGCCGGACGCGGTGCGGGCCGTCGAGGAGTCGAACCGGGGCCGTGTGCCGGGTCTGACGCCGATACGGGTGGGCCGGATGGCGGCCACCCCCTTCGCGTTCCTGCGGGGCGCGGCCGGGCTGATGGCCCACGACCTGGTGGGCAGCCCGGTCACCGGGGTGGGCGCCCAGCTCTGCGGCGACGCGCACGCGGCCAACTTCGGCCTCTACGGCGATGCCCGGGGCAGCCTGGTCATCGATCTCAACGACTTCGACGAGACCGTCTTCGGACCGTGGGAGTGGGACCTCAAGCGGCTCGCCACCTCTCTCGTACTCGCGGGCCGGGCCGCCGGGGCCGACGAGGACACCTGCCGCCGGGGCGCGTACGACGCTGTCGGCGCCTACCGCCGCACGATGCGGCTGCTGGCCCGGCTGCCCGCCCTCGACGCCTGGAACGCGATCGCGGACGAGGAGCTCGTCTCCCACACCGACGCGCGTGACCTGGTCGGCACCCTGGAGCGGGTCTCGGAGAAGGCCCGCAACAACACCAGCGCCCGTTTCGCCGCCCGGTCCACGGAGGAGTGCCGCGACGGCGGCCGGCGCTTCGTCGACGCCCGGCCCGTGCTGCGCCGGGTGCCGGACGCCGAGGCCGCGGCCGTGGCCGCCGGCCTCGGCGGCTACCTCTCCACCGTCTCCGAGGACCGGGTGCCGCTGCTGGCCCGGTACACGATCCACGACGTCGCGTTCCGGGTGGTCGGCACCGGCAGCGTGGGGACCCGGTCGTATGTGGTGCTGCTGCTCGACCACCGGGGAGAGCCGCTGGTCCTCCAGGTGAAGGAGGCGCGCCCCTCGGTGCTCGCGCCCTACTTGCCCGCGGTCGGTTTCGACGCACCGGAGGTGGCGCACGAGGGCCGCCGGGTGGTGCTCGGGCAGAAGCGGATGCAGGTCGTCAGCGACATCCTGCTCGGCTGGGCGGACGTCGACGGCCGGCAGTTCCAGGTCCGGCAGTTCCGGAACCGCAAGGGCAGTGTGGACCCCGCCGCGCTCGCCGCCGACCAGGTCGACGACTACGGGCGGATGACCGGCGCGCTGCTCGCCCGGGCGCACGCTCACAGCGCCGACCCCCGCCTGCTCGCGGGCTACTGCGGCAAGAACGACGAGTTCGACGAGGCGGTGGCCGCCTTCGCGGTGACGTACGCCGACCGTACGGAAGCGGATCACGCGGAGCTGCTGCGGGGGATCAAGGCGGGCAGGCTGGCCGCCGACTTCGGTGTATGA
- a CDS encoding helix-turn-helix domain-containing protein encodes MADHSEEACRRVDVGISRVFELFGKRWTGPIVSVLLQRPVHFAELRRAIPGISERMLSDRLTELGAAGLVIREVDEGPPLRVAYRLTEAGTAMEPALKELGQWADTYLAPESGSGC; translated from the coding sequence ATGGCGGATCACAGCGAAGAGGCCTGTCGGCGGGTCGATGTGGGGATCAGTCGGGTCTTCGAGTTGTTCGGCAAGCGCTGGACCGGCCCGATCGTCTCGGTGCTGCTGCAGCGACCGGTGCACTTCGCCGAGTTGCGCAGGGCGATTCCCGGGATCAGCGAGCGCATGCTCTCGGACCGGCTGACCGAACTCGGCGCGGCGGGTCTGGTGATCCGCGAGGTCGACGAGGGGCCACCGCTGCGCGTCGCGTACCGGCTCACCGAGGCCGGTACCGCGATGGAGCCCGCGCTCAAGGAGCTGGGGCAGTGGGCGGACACCTATCTGGCACCGGAGTCCGGCAGCGGCTGCTGA
- a CDS encoding FMN-dependent NADH-azoreductase produces MATLLHLDSAVFPQGSASRDITAAFVEAWREQHPDGTVVHRDLAADPLPHLDAGATAAGADDPLRRELADELAAADAVLIGAPMYNFTIPSTLKAWLDQVIIVGHNAGPDSPIAGTPVTVVASRGGSYAPGTPREGFEFVQNYLEKVFAGMFSTEVDFIVPELTLAHSQPSMAELVPLAEASRAQALDDARVKAKALATRLAA; encoded by the coding sequence ATGGCCACGCTTCTGCACCTCGACTCCGCCGTCTTCCCCCAGGGCTCCGCCTCCCGCGACATCACCGCCGCGTTCGTCGAGGCCTGGCGCGAGCAGCACCCGGACGGCACCGTCGTCCACCGCGACCTCGCCGCCGATCCGTTGCCCCACCTGGACGCCGGCGCCACGGCGGCGGGCGCCGACGACCCGCTGCGCCGCGAACTGGCCGACGAACTGGCCGCGGCGGACGCCGTCCTGATCGGTGCACCGATGTACAACTTCACGATCCCGTCCACCCTCAAGGCATGGCTGGACCAGGTGATCATCGTCGGGCACAACGCGGGCCCCGACTCCCCCATCGCCGGGACCCCGGTGACCGTCGTCGCCAGTCGCGGCGGTTCCTATGCTCCGGGCACCCCGCGTGAGGGCTTCGAATTTGTCCAGAATTACTTGGAGAAGGTGTTCGCGGGCATGTTCTCCACCGAGGTGGACTTCATCGTTCCGGAGCTGACCCTCGCGCACTCGCAGCCGTCGATGGCCGAGCTGGTCCCGCTCGCCGAGGCCTCCCGCGCCCAGGCGCTCGACGACGCCCGGGTGAAGGCGAAGGCCCTCGCCACCCGCCTCGCCGCCTGA
- a CDS encoding ScbR family autoregulator-binding transcription factor, protein MAKQARAVQTWRSIVDAAASVFDDYGYERAAISEILRRAKVTKGALYFHFASKEAIAQAIMDEQTSTVEFEQEGSPLQSLVDGGQQFAFALRHNAMARAGTRLSIEGVFLGGPHPWGDWIDATARMLELGQERGEVFPQIDPMVSAKIIVASFTGIQLVSEADSGRADLREQVAEMWRHILPSIAHPGVIAHIKPEGRVDLAAQAREKAEREEQEARIAAEAKEAGSDPATETGSRTGGAGLRGGGSARGTRAGQPGDEGDEEPAGAGMAAAGGAV, encoded by the coding sequence ATGGCGAAGCAGGCTCGCGCGGTCCAGACGTGGCGGTCGATCGTGGATGCCGCGGCGAGCGTCTTCGACGACTACGGCTACGAGCGTGCCGCCATCTCGGAGATTCTCCGTCGGGCCAAGGTCACCAAGGGGGCCCTGTACTTCCACTTCGCCTCCAAGGAGGCCATCGCGCAGGCGATCATGGACGAGCAGACCTCCACGGTCGAGTTCGAGCAGGAGGGGTCGCCGCTCCAGTCCCTGGTGGACGGTGGCCAGCAGTTCGCTTTCGCGCTGCGCCACAACGCCATGGCCCGGGCCGGCACCAGGCTCTCCATCGAGGGCGTCTTCCTCGGCGGACCGCATCCGTGGGGCGACTGGATCGACGCGACGGCCCGGATGCTGGAGCTGGGGCAGGAGCGCGGCGAGGTGTTCCCGCAGATCGACCCGATGGTGTCGGCCAAAATCATCGTCGCCTCGTTCACCGGTATCCAGCTGGTCTCGGAGGCCGACTCCGGGCGGGCCGATCTGCGCGAGCAGGTCGCGGAGATGTGGCGCCACATCCTGCCGTCGATCGCTCACCCCGGTGTCATCGCCCACATCAAGCCCGAGGGCCGGGTGGATCTGGCGGCCCAGGCGCGTGAGAAGGCGGAGCGGGAGGAGCAGGAGGCCAGGATCGCCGCGGAGGCCAAGGAGGCCGGCTCCGATCCCGCGACGGAGACGGGCTCCCGGACGGGCGGGGCGGGTCTGCGGGGCGGTGGTTCCGCTCGCGGTACGCGGGCCGGGCAGCCCGGCGACGAGGGCGACGAGGAGCCCGCGGGCGCGGGGATGGCGGCAGCCGGAGGGGCTGTCTGA
- a CDS encoding DUF3662 and FHA domain-containing protein — protein MGVMKRFEQRLEGLVNGTFAKVFKSEVQPVEIAGALQRECDNNATIWNRERTVVPNDFIVELSTPDYERLSPYSGQLGDELSGLVRDYAKQQRYTFMGPIKVHLEKADDLDTGLYRVRSRTLASSTSQQDPSAHPHQPPAGRPGAQPAPGGYGYPPSAAPPMPAAPPPGAGRPSAPTSDRRPPTAPGPLPDARTRRWIEINGTRHQISRPTLVMGRSTDADVRIDDPGVSRRHCEIRTGTPSTIQDLGSTNGIVVDGQHTTRATLRDGSRIVVGSTTIVYRQAEG, from the coding sequence ATGGGGGTCATGAAGCGTTTCGAGCAGCGCCTCGAGGGGCTGGTCAACGGCACCTTCGCCAAGGTCTTCAAGTCCGAGGTGCAGCCTGTCGAGATCGCCGGCGCCCTCCAGCGCGAGTGCGACAACAACGCGACGATCTGGAACCGCGAGCGGACCGTCGTCCCCAACGACTTCATCGTCGAGCTCTCCACCCCCGACTACGAGCGGCTCAGCCCGTACTCGGGGCAGTTGGGCGACGAGCTCTCCGGCCTGGTGCGCGACTACGCCAAGCAGCAGCGGTACACGTTCATGGGCCCCATCAAGGTCCACCTGGAGAAGGCCGACGACCTCGACACCGGGCTCTACCGGGTCCGCAGCCGCACACTGGCGTCGAGCACGTCACAGCAGGACCCGTCGGCCCACCCCCACCAGCCCCCGGCCGGACGGCCCGGCGCCCAGCCGGCTCCCGGCGGCTACGGCTACCCCCCGAGCGCCGCTCCGCCGATGCCCGCGGCCCCGCCGCCCGGCGCCGGACGGCCCTCGGCCCCCACGAGCGACCGGCGCCCGCCGACGGCGCCCGGCCCCCTGCCGGACGCCCGGACGCGACGCTGGATCGAGATCAACGGCACCCGCCATCAGATTTCCCGCCCGACGTTGGTGATGGGACGATCCACCGACGCCGACGTGCGGATCGACGACCCCGGCGTATCGCGCCGGCACTGTGAGATCCGGACCGGAACGCCCTCGACGATCCAGGATCTCGGGTCCACCAACGGCATCGTGGTGGACGGGCAGCACACCACCCGCGCTACGCTCCGCGACGGCTCGCGGATCGTCGTGGGCAGCACCACCATCGTTTACCGGCAAGCCGAAGGGTGA